The DNA sequence AAGGAAGACTTGGAGCAAGACTTTACCTCTCTAACCTCTATTACTTCTGAAGTCAAAGCAATCAACAACCAAGCTGCAATTTTGCATGGAGAACGCATAAAAAAAGCTCAATCCATTCTCACGCGTTATAGGGATGGTGCTTTTACAGCTTGGCTATTAGCAGCCTATGGCAACCGTCAAACCCCTTATAATTTCTTACAGTATTATGAATTTTATGAGCAGCTCCCCAAAAAATTGCGTCCTCAAATTGAAGCGATGCCTCGTCAGGCCGTTTATACTTTGGCAAGCCGAGAAGCCCCTTTAGAAAAAAAGCAAAATTTTGTAGAGTCTTATCAAGGGGAAACAAAAGCTGAACTCTTAATTAAAATTCGAGAGCTTTTCCCTTTAGAAGACAAAGATAAAAGGGGGCCAAATTGGGGAGAAAATACTATTCAACAACTCAAGAAGCTTACAGCAATCCTTGATCAAAAAAGCGTCTCGATTTCTAAAGTCCATCAATCCCTTATTTGTGAATTGCTAGATAACTTGAAAGTCGTTGTATCAGGCCGCAAATCTTGAAATAAGAGCTTTATTAGGCTTTATAAGAGCCCGCTACCCTCTTTCGTAAAATTTCTCCCCTATAGAAAGGGCCTCTTGCTAAACCCATAGTCTGAAGTGTTATGGCTCTACTTCTGACAGCAAGCCATTTTATTACATTTTATTTTCTAACTCGTCTCAGGCAGGCCTAGAATTTCTGAGTAAATTTTGTAGTCCTTGATAGACTCTTTGAAAGGCTTTAAGGAGTGGCTTGTATTGTATAGCGAAGTAATTTTAGGAAAGCCTTACTTTAAGAAATGCAAGCATATCATAAGTGAGAAGAGAGGCAACAATAGGATTTCCTTAAGAACATGCCATGTTAATGGAGATTAACAAGTGGCTATCTTTTTCGATCATTTTGACCTTCTATCTTTAAGTTTTTTTGGTGAAAAACATTTTTAAACCAGGTAAAGGTCTTTTTTCAATTATTTCCTTATTCGATAACTCGTGTTAATTAAAGAAATAGGATGGGTGCGCATGGTGCCAAAATCATACCCACAAAAATATTGCCAGTAAGCATTTTCTACCCATCGACACGCTACATTTTTATCAGAAATCTCCTACAAGTATTACAAGGTAAGGAGCCCTACAACTAACCTTGCAGGCCTAGCTGGTTAGCCTATTTTTCTACAAACAACTTATTAAATTCTTCCTCTAGCTGCTCCCATCCAATCAACTTAAGATAGCTTAAATAAGAGGATGATTTTGATTGAGTTCGCCACTAAGGCGGAATTTAGAAAGGCGGCCTTGTTGGCTATTTAGCTTGTTTGAACCTATCCCGATAATATTGAGAAATTTAAATCCTAGTGTATACTCTTCTTTTTTAAGAAGGAGAAGATGTATGCCAGGAAGATTTGAAGGACTTACAGATACTCAATGGAGAATCTTACAACCGCTTTGGCCGCAGAATCCTCCAAAAAATTTAAAGGGAAAGCCGCATACTCCCTGGAGAAAGATTTGTAATAGCTTATTTTGGATTTTGATTACCGGCTCACGTTGGTGTGATCTGCCTAAAGGACCGAATTGGGGATCAAGATCTGCTACTCATCGGTGGCTAGGTAAATGGCAAGAAGATGGAACTTTAGATAGCTTGCTAGCGGCATTAAAGGAATGCGCAGATGTAGCGGGAATGATTAATTGGGAAAGACTAGCCATCGATGGTTTTTTTTTTCAGGGGGGGAAGGGAGGCGGTGAGTTAATAGACTATGGTTACAAGGGTAAAGGCATGACTACCCATCTTCTAGTAGACGGCAATGGCAGTCCATTAAGCTTTGAAGTAACCAGCGCTAAAGGAGATGAAAGGAAACAGGTGGAAAAGTTGATTGATCCGCATATGGATAAGCTGCAAAGGCTTTATGAATTCAGCCAAGTCATACCTATTTTAGAAGCTGATAAAGGATACGACTCAGAGAAACTTAGGGAGAAGCTGCTAAAAAGGAAAATATATCCATTTATACCTAGACGAAGAATAGGGGCTATCAAGAAAGCTGAGGTGATTGCCTGCCAGCTCAAGAAATGGAGGTGGCAAGTTGAAAGAGCCATATCTTGGCTACAACGAAAGTTTAGAAGAATCGTTGTGCGATGGGAAAGACAAGTGAAGTATTGGAAAGGGTTGTTAAATTTTAGTCTTATAATGTTTTGGATAGGCAGATTATCGGGATAGGCTCTTGGTTTCATAGTAAACTTTGCAAGAAATTAAGAGCTTTATAATGATTGAATTGTAAAGAAAATATAGCATTAAAAAAAGAGCTCCTAGAATATTAATTTAAGGCGAATTAACCAAACCAAAATTGCCGCGTCACTTAATCCTCAAAACCTGTGGCTACTCCTAAATGCTTGGAAGGCCCCCCTTTCCTTAAATCTATCCGGAAAAAAAGCGCCAGTGGTAGATCATCAAGGAGCTATCTTTTATTGATGAGGATCCGAATTCGTTTGACTTGCTTTTTTAATTTTTTTATTCTGTCTTTAAGAAGTAAAAATGATAAAAGGTCATTACTACTCAAGGAGATAAAATGCATCCTATCTCTTCAGTCTCTATTGAAAGCTTGCCCAATGAATTGCTGCTCCCTATCTTAGAGGCTTGCGCAGTTCCTTCCTTATTTAGCGTGTGTAAAAGATGGCATCATCTGCTGGCTTCTGAAGTGCTGCCTTCTCTTTATAAAAAAATAGCCCAGCTTCATTTTCCCATGGTGAATGCCACTACCCAGCGAGCTCTTGTGTTAGCTAAAGTTTATCAACTCAATCCTGGACTTACCTCTACTGAAAAAGTTTATCAAGTTTTTAAACAAGTTTTTACCTTAGCTAAATCTATTTCTCCTTTAGAATTTAAATGGAAAACAGAAGAAAAAAGAGGCTTAACTCTGGCTAATTACTCTTCTTATCTCTTAAATGTTAATCGCCTTTTACTTTGGAAAAAGCTTCCTGGTGGGGAAGAATACTTGAGCCGAGAAGAAATTAAGCACTTGCCTCTAGGGAAAAAAGGGGAGCTTTTTAGAGATTGGATTGAAGAAAATTGTAAAAACATCATGATTTTAGATTTATATAGAGTAGGCTTGACTTTTACCCCCAGAAATAGGCCAGTTATCTCAGCTGCAAGAGCTTTTTTTAAGCCAAAACCAGCTCACCAGTCTGCCTGCAGAAATCGGGCAGCTGTCTCAGCTACAAGAGCTTTATTTAAATCAAAACCAGCTCACCGCTTGGCCTACAGAAATCGGGCAGCTGCGTGAGCTACAAGAGCTTTTCTTAAATCAAAACCAGCTCACCAGTCTGCCTGCAGAAATCAGGCAGCTGTCTCAGCTACAAAGGCTTTACTTAAATCAAAATCAGCTCACCAGCCTACCTGTAGAAATAGGGCAATTGTCTCAGCTACAAAGGCTTTACTTAAATCAAAATCAGCTCACCAGCCTGCCTGTAGAAATAGGGCAATTGTCTCAGCTGCAAGAGCTTGACTTAAATCAAAACCAGCTCACCGCTTTGCTTATGGAAATCGGGCAGCTGTCTCAGCTAAAAAACCTTCAATTAGATCAAAACCAGCTCACTAGCCTGCCTGTAGAAATAGGGCAATTGTCTCAACTACGAGCGCTTTACTTAAATCAAAACCAACTCACCGCTCTGCCTGCGAAAATCGAGCAGCTGTCTCAGCTGGCATGGCTTGACTTAAATCAAAACCAGCTCACCACTCTGCCTGCAGAAATCGGGCAATTGTCTAAGCTGCAAGACTTTGAATTAACGGCAAATCCTTTGAAAGATATTGCAGAAGAAATAAGGCAGCGTTTTCAATTGTAGAATCAGGGTTAACGCATTATAAATAAATTTTTTAAAAGTTCTTCTCTGTAAGTAATATTACATGCAGCTCTCAAGCGCTTTGCTTGCAAAGATGCTTTGCGAGGATCCTTTTTTAAAAGATTTAAAGCCATTTTTCGCAAACAACTTAAATTTTGTGCCATTGTTTTGTCTTTATATTTTTGCTTGTCTTCTTCAAAGACTACATCCAAAATCCAGTGCAAATTATTCTCTACTTGCCAATGATCTCTAGCCACTCTGGCAAACCTCTTTGCATCAACTTCAAAACTCATTGCATAATATACTTGTTCTATCGTCACTTTTCCTTTTAGAGTTCTCTCCCTCTGACATAGACCCACAGATTTTAAGTTAGACCATTCTTTTGATTTAGGTAAATCTGCTGCATCTAAAACCCAATAATTGCGCTCTTCTATACGACCATGTTCTTTTTCTAATGTTTTAAAATGGTCAGCATCACAACCTTTAAACTCATTTTTAAAGGCATCTGTAAATAAGATTTCAATTTCTTCTTTAAAATCCTTTTCATTATCTTTTATTGGTAAAGCATAGTCTCCACCTCTTTCTGAAATTAAAGTCGCTGTTTTTTTATGAGAATGAATGGCATCCGTAGTAACTATGCATCCTTTTAAATCCAACATTTCTAACAACGGCTTTAAAGCTGTTATCTCATTCGATTTATCCCTTACGGCTTGCTGAGCAATGCAAAGACCATTTTCTATACTCCATGCATGTAGCATATGGGCCATGCCCTTTAAACTTTCTCCATATGCTCCACAAAGACTTTTTCCATCTATTGCAATAATGTCGCTAGATGAATGTTTTTGCAGTGATTGACTCCATGCAGAAAAACATTCGCAAAATTTATTTTTATCTATTAATGAAAAAACTCTACAAACTGTATCATGAGCGGGGATTCCATAAGGTAGATCTACATATTTTTTTAACCATTCTAAATTAGCGTCCGCTACATCTACAATTTCTATAAAGCTATCTGCCCCACAGAGCATCCCTGTTAGAGCTATAAATAAAATGGATTCTAAGCTGTATTTTTTGCATCGTTCTATTCTTGGGTCCGGGACAATTTTTAAAAATCCCATAATGACGGTGTTATCCTCTGACATGGCTTCTCCTGTATTAAAGGAAAAGTTGTGAGGAAAATATTTTTACTTATCAAGTAAAATTAAATGCGTTAACCCTGATTGTAGAATGGCCATATGTGCTTTTTAAATGGGGGTGAGCTAAAATGAAATAAAAAATTTTTAGCCATCTTATCTTTAAACAAGTCATCCGCTTTCCTTCCTACAACTAAGCAAGCTTAAGCTAATCTACACATTTATAATGACAAGAAATTTCTCTCTTTTTCTGCAGATTGCTAGGCTGGGAAAACAACCTTTCTTGACAGTCAAGAAGGTAATCGGGTCGCCCAAGGGGACTTCCCCCTTAGGCTCCCACAGACACGTACGTGAAACTCTCGCTTCATACGGCTCCTATTGTTCTTCAAGCTTTCCAGCCTTTTTTCCCCACCCTCATAAGTTCCTCGTATTTCTACTTGACTTATTGAGGTGGATTGAACAATTCAACCCCTTCGCTCCCCCTTCATTACAAAGGCTTCTTCACTACTACGAGTTGATCTGTCCCTCATACATGCTTCGATATTTCCCACTTTGTGTTCTTCACTTATATGGTTTTCTCTTAACATCATCTATGAGGTTCCCACGTTCCATACAAAAGCCTAGACTAAGTTCACGCTATCTCTATGCCGGACGCCA is a window from the Neochlamydia sp. AcF84 genome containing:
- a CDS encoding CT583 family protein — protein: MSHVNSLISERLKKNSQTSKMSALAKQSASGNLTSFSGIFSLSELNDKEKEFLLNLLRQYAVGKEDLEQDFTSLTSITSEVKAINNQAAILHGERIKKAQSILTRYRDGAFTAWLLAAYGNRQTPYNFLQYYEFYEQLPKKLRPQIEAMPRQAVYTLASREAPLEKKQNFVESYQGETKAELLIKIRELFPLEDKDKRGPNWGENTIQQLKKLTAILDQKSVSISKVHQSLICELLDNLKVVVSGRKS
- a CDS encoding IS5 family transposase: MPGRFEGLTDTQWRILQPLWPQNPPKNLKGKPHTPWRKICNSLFWILITGSRWCDLPKGPNWGSRSATHRWLGKWQEDGTLDSLLAALKECADVAGMINWERLAIDGFFFQGGKGGGELIDYGYKGKGMTTHLLVDGNGSPLSFEVTSAKGDERKQVEKLIDPHMDKLQRLYEFSQVIPILEADKGYDSEKLREKLLKRKIYPFIPRRRIGAIKKAEVIACQLKKWRWQVERAISWLQRKFRRIVVRWERQVKYWKGLLNFSLIMFWIGRLSG
- a CDS encoding F-box protein — protein: MHPISSVSIESLPNELLLPILEACAVPSLFSVCKRWHHLLASEVLPSLYKKIAQLHFPMVNATTQRALVLAKVYQLNPGLTSTEKVYQVFKQVFTLAKSISPLEFKWKTEEKRGLTLANYSSYLLNVNRLLLWKKLPGGEEYLSREEIKHLPLGKKGELFRDWIEENCKNIMILDLYRVGLTFTPRNRPVISAARAFFKPKPAHQSACRNRAAVSATRALFKSKPAHRLAYRNRAAA
- a CDS encoding leucine-rich repeat domain-containing protein, yielding MPAEIGQLSQLQELYLNQNQLTAWPTEIGQLRELQELFLNQNQLTSLPAEIRQLSQLQRLYLNQNQLTSLPVEIGQLSQLQRLYLNQNQLTSLPVEIGQLSQLQELDLNQNQLTALLMEIGQLSQLKNLQLDQNQLTSLPVEIGQLSQLRALYLNQNQLTALPAKIEQLSQLAWLDLNQNQLTTLPAEIGQLSKLQDFELTANPLKDIAEEIRQRFQL
- a CDS encoding ISAs1 family transposase, with protein sequence MSEDNTVIMGFLKIVPDPRIERCKKYSLESILFIALTGMLCGADSFIEIVDVADANLEWLKKYVDLPYGIPAHDTVCRVFSLIDKNKFCECFSAWSQSLQKHSSSDIIAIDGKSLCGAYGESLKGMAHMLHAWSIENGLCIAQQAVRDKSNEITALKPLLEMLDLKGCIVTTDAIHSHKKTATLISERGGDYALPIKDNEKDFKEEIEILFTDAFKNEFKGCDADHFKTLEKEHGRIEERNYWVLDAADLPKSKEWSNLKSVGLCQRERTLKGKVTIEQVYYAMSFEVDAKRFARVARDHWQVENNLHWILDVVFEEDKQKYKDKTMAQNLSCLRKMALNLLKKDPRKASLQAKRLRAACNITYREELLKNLFIMR